CGCTCGAGCGCAAGGGGGACCTGGCCGGCCTGCTCACCAACCTCAACGAGCGTGACATCCTCTTCATCGACGAGGTGCACCGCCTCAACGCCGCCATCGAGGAGTACCTCTATCCGGCGATGGAGGACTTCCGGCTGGACATCACCATCGACACCGGCCCCGCCGCGCGCGCGATGAAGATCGATCTGCCGCCCTTCACCCTCATCGGCGCCACCACGCGCACGGGCCTGCTCACCTCGCCCCTGCGTGACCGCTTCCAGATCCAGGAGCGGCTCGAGTACTACGAGCCCAAGCACCTGGAGATGATCCTCAACCGCTCCGCGCGCATCCTGGGCGTGAAGCTGGATCGCGACGGCGCCCGGGAGATCTCCACCCGCGCCCGGGGCACGCCCCGCATCGCCAACCGGCTCTTGCGCCGCCTGCGCGACTTCGCCCAGGTGGAGGGCGATGGCACCATCACCAAGGAGCTCGCTTCCCAGGCGCTCACCCGCCTGGGCGTGGACGCCTCGGGCCTGGACGCCATGGATCGGAAGATCCTCCTGGCCATCCTCGAGAAGTTCGGGGGCGGGCCGGTGGGCGTGGAGACGATCGCCGCGAGCGTGGGCGAGCAGCGCGACACCATCGAGGATGTGTACGAGCCGTACCTCTTGCAGGAGGGCTTCCTGCAGCGCACGCCGCGGGGCCGCACGGCCACGCACCGCGCCTACACGTACTTCAACAAGAAGGCGCCCGAGTCGGCGCAGGGGACCCTCTGGTGAGCACCGCGCCCGTCGTCCATCCTCCTCGTGCCTCGCGGGTCCCCCGCGACTTCTATGAGGACTTCGTGCGCTTCTCCCAGGGCAGCCAGGCCGGCTTCCTCGCCGAGCGCGAGCGCTGGCTGCGCGCCCTGCCCGTGGAGGCGCGCGAGGAGCTGCTCTTCGAGTTCGAGATGCTCCTGCGCGGCCTGGAGCGCTATGTCCACCAGGAGGACAACGGCGTCACCGATGCCCAGGAGCAGCCGCTCGTCACGCGCGACTTCCGCGAGGAGCTCAAGGACATCCGCGCCACGCTCAGCCAGGCCATCCGCCTCGCCCGGCACCTGTTGGATCCGGACTCGGACCAGAAGCTGCAATTCCGCCGCTACGTGGAGACGCAGCTCGCCGATGACCGGGGCATGCGCTCGCGCATCGAGGGCGAGCGCAAGCAGGAGACGCCCCAGGAGAGCCTCTTCGTCCTGCGCCAGTCCTTCGAGTCGCTGCGCAACCTCATCGATCACCTGCTGCAACTGCCGGTGTGCGGCCTGAGCCTCTTCACCGACGTGGGCAACCTCGTGCTGCGCGAGATCGTCCTCAACCGCTACTTCCGGCCCTGCCGCCTCACCGAGTTCCGCCTGGAGTACGATCGGCTGCGCTCACCGCGCCTGCTGGAACTGCTCGCCACGGTGCCCGCGGAGACCCGGCCCCTCTTCACCACCGTCTACCTGGGCCTGTTCCGCCTGCTGCACTGTCTGGCCTACGTGAGCCAGGACGCCCAGGGGCCCATTCCCCGGCGCGTGCGCGTGCTGCTCGCCCTGGTGCGCAGCGAGGCGCTCAGCCTCGTGGGCTACCTGAAGAACGAGATCGCTCCCCGGGCGGGCCCCAAGCCGCTCCAGGCCGCGTGCCTGCGCGCCGCGCGCGACATCGCCCGCGAGACGGAGCGCATCGCCCGCGACATCCTCGTGGAGCTGGACAGGGATCGCGCCGCCGCCGCGCGCGCCTCCTACGCCTTCACCCAGCTCTTCCAGGCCCAGGTGGTGGCGCTCACCGAGGCGCTCTCCCCCGGCTCCGCCTCTGGCGAGGCCCCCTACGAGCAGCTCGTCTCCGCCACCGAGAGCGCCGAGCGGTTGCGCCGCGACCTGTGGGTCTTCTCCCAGTTGTGCCGCGCGGCGGAGGGCCACCTGCGCAACGACAACGTGCCGTCGGCCGAGGCCGTCATCTCCAGCATCGTGGCCTTCCTCGGCTACTTCCAGGACGGCAGCTACCAGTTGCTGCGCTACGTGGACTACGAGGCCTTCGATCGTTTCTCCGCGCTGCTCACCGAGCTGCCCTGGCCTCCCGAGGGGCCCGCCGTGCGCACCCGGCTGATCGAGGATCTGCGCGGCTTCTCCCAGGTGCTGGAGAACACCTTCGCCGCCGTCAGCCGCCGCGCCCAGCTCCGGGGCTTCAACTTCGACCGGGAAGAGGCGGAGCGTCTGCGGGATCGCTTCCTCGCCGAAGGCAGCTGAGCCGGTGGGGCCCGCAAAGGGCCCCGGTGGACGGTTTCATCCAGTGCGGGTTTCGTCCGGTTCGCGGCATTGCAACCGCGCTGGACTTCACGCTTTTTGCCCGCCGCCGTTTGATTCCGGCCCCCCGTCTGCGCTATCTGCGGGGCGTCCGTGACGCGCCAGGACGGCGCGTCGGCAAGTAAAAGTCCGGACACATTTGTCACGGTGGCGGGGCTGGTGCACGGCGGGTCGAGGGGCTGTCGGAGTTCCCAAGGACGGGGGAATTCCAGCGGGACGCCCGAAAACTCAATGAGTTCAAGCCCTTGGACGAGGGTTGACTCCCCACGGTTCTCCTCGCAGGTTGAAGGGGGGCCTGGTTTGGGTTTTGCATCGATACGCGGCGCGTCAGATGGGCAGTGAACACAGTGAAGGCCCGATCCCGGAGGTGGAATCCGGGGTGGGGCAGAGAAGCATCCGCATCGGCGAGGCGACAAAAGAACATGCCTTACACCTCCTTCAACCAGCGCACCCTCCTCCAGCCCGTCCGTTGCCAGGGGGTGGGACTCCACTCCGGCGCCCCGGTGAACCTGTCCCTGCTGCCCGCGCCGGTGAACCACGGCATCGTCTTCGTGCGCACGGACACGCCGCGCCCGGTGGCCATCCCCGCGTTGACGGAGTACGTGGTGGACACGTCCCTGGCCACCACCCTGGGCAAGGACGGCGTGAAGGTGAGCACGGTGGAGCACCTGATGTCGGCGCTGGCCGGCATGGGGCTGGACAACGTGCGCGTGGAGGTGGATGGCCCCGAGGTGCCCATCATGGATGGGAGCGCCGCGCCCTTCTCCTCCCTCATCTCCGAGGCGGGGGTGCGCGAGCAGGAGGAGCCGCGCCGCCTGCTGGTCATCAAGAAGACGGTGACGGTGACGGACGGGGACAAGGAGGCGAGCCTGTCGCCCGCCAAGGGCTTCCGCATCTCGTGCACCGTGGACTTCAAGCACCCGCTCATCACCGAGCAGTCCTTCGAGCTGGAGTTCTCCGACCGGTGCTTCGCCCGGGAGATCTCCCGCGCGCGCACCTTCTGCTTCCGCCGGGACGTGGAGATGCTGCAGAAGATGGGCCTGGCGCGCGGCGGCTCGCTGGACAACGCCATCGTGGTGGATGAGTTCTCCATCCTCAACCCGGACGGCCTGCGCTTCGCGGATGAGTTCGTGCGTCACAAGATCCTGGACGCCATCGGGGACATCTCCCTCTTTGGCCGCCCCGTGATGGGCCACCTCAGGGCCTTCAAGACGGGCCACGCGCTCAACCAGAAGCTGGTCAAGGCGGTGCTCGCCGACCCCAGCTCTTACGAGATCGTCCCGGCGCGCAAGCACCTGGAGCTGCCCGAGCTGCGTCTGCCGGAACTCGGGCTCGAGCCCATGGTGGCGTGAGAAATTTCTTTGCGACTTCGGGGTTTTCTCGATTAAGGACCCCAACCCATATGCTCATGCGCTCGACTTCCACCCTCCTGGCCGGTCTGCTGGCGGCCTCCCTGTTCTCCGGATGCAACAAGGAGAAGGCCCCGGCGACCGCCGGCGCTCCCACCACCTCCGCCTCCTCC
The window above is part of the Cystobacter fuscus DSM 2262 genome. Proteins encoded here:
- the ruvB gene encoding Holliday junction branch migration DNA helicase RuvB, with the translated sequence MAKRKSEDALSGEALNDEVRVEASLRPRSFDEYVGQSAVVDKLRVYVQAARSRGEALDHCLFSGPPGLGKTSLAYLMATELGVGIHVTSGPALERKGDLAGLLTNLNERDILFIDEVHRLNAAIEEYLYPAMEDFRLDITIDTGPAARAMKIDLPPFTLIGATTRTGLLTSPLRDRFQIQERLEYYEPKHLEMILNRSARILGVKLDRDGAREISTRARGTPRIANRLLRRLRDFAQVEGDGTITKELASQALTRLGVDASGLDAMDRKILLAILEKFGGGPVGVETIAASVGEQRDTIEDVYEPYLLQEGFLQRTPRGRTATHRAYTYFNKKAPESAQGTLW
- the lpxC gene encoding UDP-3-O-acyl-N-acetylglucosamine deacetylase gives rise to the protein MPYTSFNQRTLLQPVRCQGVGLHSGAPVNLSLLPAPVNHGIVFVRTDTPRPVAIPALTEYVVDTSLATTLGKDGVKVSTVEHLMSALAGMGLDNVRVEVDGPEVPIMDGSAAPFSSLISEAGVREQEEPRRLLVIKKTVTVTDGDKEASLSPAKGFRISCTVDFKHPLITEQSFELEFSDRCFAREISRARTFCFRRDVEMLQKMGLARGGSLDNAIVVDEFSILNPDGLRFADEFVRHKILDAIGDISLFGRPVMGHLRAFKTGHALNQKLVKAVLADPSSYEIVPARKHLELPELRLPELGLEPMVA